In Silurus meridionalis isolate SWU-2019-XX chromosome 29, ASM1480568v1, whole genome shotgun sequence, one DNA window encodes the following:
- the clk2a gene encoding dual specificity protein kinase CLK2 isoform X2, whose protein sequence is MECIDHRRGGAHVALKIIKNVEKYKEAARLEINVLERIKERDPESKHLCVRMFDWFDYHGHMCLSFELLAVSTFDFLKENNYLPYSISQVRHMAYQLCLAVKFLHDNKLTHTDLKPENILFVNSDFSITYNVEKKRDERMVKSTAVRVVDFGSATFDHEHHSTIVSTRHYRAPEVILEMGWNQPCDVWSIGCILFEYYLGFTLFQTHDNREHLAMMERILGPVPSRMIRKTRKQKYFYRGRLDWDENSSAGRYVRENCKPLRRYILSEAEEHHQLFDLIEAMLEYEPPKRITLSQALRHQFFQNPIIASEQTSGKPWEANRDISR, encoded by the exons agGTGGAGCCCATGTAGCTCTGAAAATCATCAAAAACGTTGAGAAGTACAAGGAGGCTGCACGACTGGAGATCAATGTACTGGAGAGGATCAAAGAGCGAGACCCTGAAAGCAAACA TCTGTGTGTACGGATGTTCGACTGGTTTGATTACCACGGCCACATGTGTCTCAGCTTTGAGCTGTTAGCAGTCAGCACCTTTGACTTCCTGAAGGAGAACAATTACCTGCCTTATTCCATCAGTCAGGTCCGACACATGGCCTACCAGCTCTGCCTCGCTGTTAAGT TTCTGCATGACAAcaagctgacacacacagatttaaaacCTGAGAATATTCTGTTTGTCAACTCGGATTTCAGCATAACGTACAACGTAGAAAAG AAGAGAGACGAGCGGATGGTGAAGAGCACTGCAGTAAGAGTAGTCGATTTTGGCAGTGCTACATTCGACCATGAGCACCACAGTACAATTGTCTCCACCAGGCACTACCGCGCACCTGAGGTGATTCTCG AGATGGGATGGAATCAGCCTTGTGATGTGTGGAGTATTGGCTGCATCCTCTTCGAGTATTACCTTGGCTTCACACTCTTTCAG ACTCACGATAACAGAGAGCACTTGGCCATGATGGAGAGAATATTGGGTCCTGTCCCTTCCAGGATGATTCGCAAAACGAG AaaacagaagtacttttaccgTGGACGTCTTGACTGGGACGAAAACTCCTCAGCAGGAAGATATGTCCGAGAGAACTGCAAGCCCTTACGA CGGTACATCCTGTCTGAGGCTGAGGAGCATCACCAGCTGTTTGACCTGATCGAGGCCATGCTGGAGTACGAGCCACCGAAGCGCATCACTTTGTCCCAAGCACTTAGGCATCAGTTCTTCCAGAATCCCATCATTGCTAGCGAGCAGACATCAGGAAAGCCTTGGGAGGCCAATCGCGACATTAGCCGGTGA
- the si:ch211-81a5.8 gene encoding uncharacterized protein si:ch211-81a5.8, producing MDRRKKIPASVEKMDAIVKKSLASCVSGWKDGFGEKEKAVRRKSAPCCHSHITYDSSWIRAYQAELHRERKLRQGVLAQKKAERTVLKAHFRNPQHYSKTPQDRKHFKTKSSQKKDDSLFGAFQGLSLDMDSVRSFKPTAPSAEQCKVM from the exons ATggacagaagaaagaaaatccCTGCCAGTGTTGAGAAAATGGACGCCATAGTTAAGAAATCCCTGGCCAGCTGTGTCTCAGGGTGGAAGGATGGATTTGGCGAAAAAGAGAAGGCTGTGAGGAGGAAGAGTGCACCTTGCTGTCACTCGCACATCACTTACGACTCGTCCTGGATCAGAGCCTACCAAGCAGAGCTACACAGAGAAAG GAAACTGAGACAGGGGGTGTTAGCACAGAAGAAGGCAGAAAGAACTGTTTTGAAGGCCCATTTCAGGAACCCACAACATTACAGCAAG ACCCCACAGGACAGGAAGCACTTCAAAACCAAATCGTCCCAGAAAAAAGACGACTCGCTCTTTGGTGCCTTCCAGGGACTCAGTCTCGATATGGACAGCGTCCGGTCTTTTAAACCCACAGCGCCAAGTGCAGAGCAGTGTAAAGTCATGTAA